The Taeniopygia guttata chromosome 6, bTaeGut7.mat, whole genome shotgun sequence genome contains a region encoding:
- the ZNF503 gene encoding zinc finger protein 503, whose product MITSPSLSAIRSSKRSSSLSEPGGSPRRSRSAADLAGPNGHAGNNGSSAAAKPCFHAVPPSDPLRQANRLPIKVLKMLTARTGHILHPEYLQPLPSTPVSPIELDAKKSPLALLAQTCSQIGKPDPSPSSKLSSVTSNGSGGDKDSKSGPLKLSDIGVEDKSSFKPYSKPGAEKKEPGAAGCAGAPAAGVAAGEKSGFRVPSATCQPFTPRTGSPNSSASACSPGLLPAEGKGGEDKKDSEGCGKSGSSGSEGGPGTTSISHSRISVSCAGINVEVNQHQESTPGSKPIASDSASSCSSTTATSSTSVLGSGLVAPVSPYKPGQTVFPLPPAGMSYPGTLAGAYAGYPPQFLPHGVALDPTKSSSLVGAQLAAASSLGCSKPAGSSPLAGASPPSVMTASLCRDPYCLSYHCASHLAGAAGASCAHDQALKSGYPLVYPTHPLHSVHSSLTGATPPSLAGHPLYPYGFMLPNDPQPHICNWVSANGPCDKRFATSEELLSHLRTHTAFPGTDKLLSSYPSSSSLASAAAAAMACHMHIPTTGAPGSPGTLALRSPHHALGLGSRYHPYSKSPLPTPGAPVPVPAATGPYYSPYALYGQRLTTASALGYQ is encoded by the exons ATGATCACATCGCCCTCGCTTTCTGCTATAAGAAGTAGTAagcgcagcagcagcctcagcgAGCCCGGAGGCAGCCCCCGCCGCAGCCGCAGCGCCGCCGACCTCGCCGGGCCGAACGGGCACGCTGGGAATAACGGCAGCAGCGCCGCCGCCAAGCCCTGCTTCCACGCCGTCCCCCCCTCGGACCCGCTACGCCAAGCCAACCGCCTTCCCATCAAAGTCTTGAAAATGCTCACGGCGCGGACTGGACACATTTTACACCCTGAATACCTGCAGCCTTTACCCTCCACGCCCGTCAGCCCCATTGAG CTGGATGCAAAGAAGAGCCCTCTGGCCCTTTTGGCACAAACTTGCTCTCAGATTGGGAAGCCGGACCCGTCCCCTTCCTCCAAACTCTCCTCGGTCACCTCCAATGGCTCCGGAGGCGACAAGGACTCCAAGTCGGGCCCCTTAAAGCTCAGCGACATCGGCGTGGAGGACAAATCGAGCTTCAAGCCGTACTCCAAGCCGGGCGCGGAGAAGAAGGAGCCGGGGGCGGCGGGCTGCGCGGGCGCCCCCGCCGCGGGGGTCGCGGCCGGGGAGAAGTCGGGATTCCGGGTGCCGAGCGCCACCTGCCAGCCGTTCACCCCAAGGACAGGCAGCCCCAACTCCAGCGCCTCCGCCTGCTCGCCCGGGCTGCTGCCGGCCGAGGGCAAAGGCGGGGAGGACAAGAAGGACTCGGAGGGCTGCGGAAAGAGCGGCAGCTCCGGCTCGGAGGGAGGCCCGGGCACCACCAGCATCAGCCACAGCCGGATTAGCGTGAGCTGTGCCGGGATTAACGTGGAGGTCAACCAGCACCAGGAAAGCACGCCGGGCTCCAAGCCCATCGCATCGGACTCCGCCTCCTCGTGCAGCAGCACCACCGCCACCTCCTCCACCTCCGTTCTGGGCTCCGGCCTCGTGGCCCCCGTCTCCCCTTACAAGCCGGGCCAGACGGTTTTCCCCCTGCCCCCGGCGGGCATGAGCTACCCGGGGACGCTGGCTGGAGCCTACGCCGGCTACCCGCCGCAGTTCCTGCCGCACGGAGTGGCTCTGGACCCCACCAAATCCTCCAGCCTGGTGGGGGCCCAGCTGGCCGCCgccagcagcctgggctgcagcaagCCGGCGGGGTCGAGCCCGCTGGCGGGCGCGTCGCCGCCGTCGGTGATGACGGCGAGTCTGTGCCGAGACCCGTACTGCCTGAGCTACCACTGCGCCAGCCACCTGGCAGGCGCCGCCGGAGCCTCCTGTGCCCACGACCAAGCCCTCAAGTCCGGATACCCCCTCGTCTACCCCACCCACCCTTTGCACAGCGTCCACTCCTCGCTGACCGGCGCCACGCCGCCTTCGCTAGCCGGCCACCCTTTGTACCCCTACGGCTTCATGCTCCCCAACGACCCCCAGCCACACATCTGCAACTGGGTGTCGGCCAACGGACCCTGCGACAAGCGCTTTGCCACCTCGGAGGAGCTGCTTAGCCACTTGCGGACCCATACTGCCTTCCCGGGCACCGATAAACTCCTCTCCAGCTACCCCAGCTCCTCGTCGCTGGCCAGCGCAGCGGCCGCAGCCATGGCTTGCCACATGCACATCCCCACGACGGGCGCCCCGGGCAGCCCGGGCACGCTGGCCTTGCGCAGCCCGCACCACGCGCTGGGACTCGGCAGCCGCTACCACCCCTACTCCAAgagccccctgcccacccccgGGGCCCCCGTGCCCGTGCCCGCTGCCACCGGACCCTACTACTCCCCTTACGCACTCTATGGGCAGAGACTCACCACAGCCTCGGCCCTGGGCTACCAGTGA